Proteins encoded together in one Thiohalospira halophila DSM 15071 window:
- a CDS encoding molybdopterin-containing oxidoreductase family protein, translating into MSETVTRRSTCYECDANCPFDVTINAEGKATAVSGPDCPRGAAQLEREYHPDRLLYPMKRVGPPGSDEFQRISWDEALATIAHRLSAVKAEHGAEQAGFFAGYTKEGRPQLQRLAHYFGSPNYLTEAGCCFSATMVAEKLTLGYKLKSASLNASTATRCLLFWSTNPPGSVMPFEEHPLLHPEQERTTIVVDPRRTETAERADLHLQPRPGTDGALALAFHHEIFANGWADEAFLAEWGSGVEEFRAYVADFTPEWAADVCGVPADDIRRAARLYATSGPAQIALSPTATVQHSNGFQNHRAIVLLPAVTGNLDIEGGNRFFLDKVRPKSIDGFRERIGDLPPRLGDEDFPVWTRYWPAGQSMPLPDAILEGEPQPIRALFAIGINAAMWPNTARMYQALEALDFFACVDFFLTETAKRADIVLPAATSLEREALVAYPGCQFRGEVRYRDAVLAPRGEARADAQISLDIAVALGMDEDFWHGDLAAAWAEAAEGLEPEIRRQAYEDPDGATVFADALDEEGFEGQRLYEVRGFPTATGRIEFDSRELRDAGHDGLPIWREPAESPVSTPERAAEFPLVLTSGGRSKYYTHSQQQRFPSTRAADPVPRATMHPETAAEYGLAHGDRVRVASPRGAVVFHAEVADTVAPGVVHCVHGWAEAEINRLTDDAHPDPISGFPPFKSGLCRVEPA; encoded by the coding sequence GTGAGCGAGACGGTGACCCGGCGAAGCACCTGTTACGAGTGCGATGCCAACTGCCCCTTCGATGTGACCATCAACGCCGAGGGGAAGGCGACGGCGGTCTCCGGGCCCGACTGCCCGCGCGGGGCGGCGCAGCTGGAGCGCGAGTACCACCCCGACCGGCTGCTCTACCCCATGAAGCGGGTGGGGCCGCCGGGGAGCGACGAGTTCCAGCGGATCTCCTGGGACGAGGCGCTGGCCACCATCGCCCATCGACTCTCGGCGGTGAAGGCGGAGCACGGCGCCGAGCAGGCCGGGTTCTTCGCCGGCTACACCAAGGAGGGGCGACCGCAGCTCCAGCGCCTGGCCCACTACTTCGGCTCGCCCAACTACCTTACCGAGGCCGGCTGCTGCTTCTCGGCCACCATGGTCGCGGAGAAGCTCACCCTGGGCTACAAGCTCAAGTCGGCGAGCCTTAACGCCTCCACGGCCACCCGCTGCCTGCTCTTCTGGTCCACCAACCCGCCCGGCTCGGTGATGCCCTTCGAGGAGCACCCGCTGCTCCACCCCGAGCAGGAACGGACCACCATCGTGGTGGACCCGCGCCGGACGGAGACCGCCGAGCGCGCCGACCTCCACCTCCAGCCCCGCCCGGGGACCGACGGCGCCCTGGCCCTGGCCTTCCACCACGAGATCTTCGCCAACGGCTGGGCGGACGAGGCCTTCCTGGCGGAGTGGGGCAGTGGCGTGGAGGAATTCCGCGCCTACGTCGCTGATTTCACGCCGGAGTGGGCGGCCGATGTCTGCGGCGTGCCGGCCGACGATATCCGCCGGGCGGCCCGGCTCTATGCCACCAGCGGCCCGGCCCAGATTGCGCTGTCGCCCACGGCGACGGTGCAGCACTCCAACGGCTTCCAGAACCACCGCGCCATCGTCCTGCTGCCGGCGGTGACCGGGAACCTCGACATCGAGGGGGGCAACCGCTTCTTCCTGGACAAGGTGCGACCGAAGTCCATCGACGGCTTCCGCGAGCGCATCGGCGACCTGCCGCCGCGGCTGGGGGACGAGGACTTCCCCGTCTGGACCCGCTACTGGCCGGCGGGGCAGTCCATGCCGCTGCCCGATGCCATCCTCGAGGGCGAGCCGCAGCCCATCCGGGCGCTCTTCGCCATCGGCATCAACGCCGCCATGTGGCCCAACACCGCGCGCATGTACCAGGCCCTGGAGGCGCTGGACTTCTTCGCCTGCGTGGACTTCTTCCTGACCGAGACGGCCAAGCGGGCCGATATCGTACTCCCGGCAGCCACCAGCCTGGAGCGGGAGGCGCTGGTAGCCTATCCCGGCTGCCAGTTCCGGGGCGAGGTCCGTTACCGCGACGCCGTCCTGGCCCCGCGCGGCGAGGCGCGGGCGGATGCCCAGATCAGCCTGGACATCGCCGTGGCCCTGGGTATGGACGAGGACTTCTGGCACGGCGACCTCGCCGCTGCCTGGGCTGAGGCCGCCGAGGGGCTGGAGCCGGAGATCCGGCGCCAGGCCTACGAGGATCCCGACGGCGCCACCGTCTTCGCCGATGCCCTGGACGAGGAGGGCTTCGAGGGGCAGCGGCTCTACGAGGTGCGCGGCTTCCCCACCGCCACCGGCCGCATCGAGTTCGACAGCCGGGAGCTGCGCGATGCCGGCCACGACGGCCTGCCGATCTGGCGGGAGCCGGCGGAGAGCCCGGTGAGCACGCCGGAACGGGCGGCGGAGTTCCCCCTGGTGCTTACCAGCGGCGGCCGCAGCAAGTACTACACCCACTCCCAGCAGCAGCGTTTCCCCTCCACCCGGGCCGCCGACCCGGTGCCCCGGGCCACCATGCATCCCGAGACCGCCGCCGAGTACGGCCTCGCCCACGGCGACCGGGTGCGCGTGGCCTCCCCGCGCGGGGCGGTGGTCTTCCATGCCGAGGTGGCCGACACCGTGGCCCCCGGCGTGGTCCACTGCGTCCACGGCTGGGCGGAGGCGGAGATCAACCGCCTCACCGACGATGCCCACCCCGACCCCATCAGCGGCTTCCCGCCCTTCAAGTCGGGGCTGTGCCGGGTGGAGCCGGCCTGA
- a CDS encoding helicase-related protein has translation MDEQPIDTLRPEFEAVTGHVGGEAPTGSGKSTRLPLWCADAGRTLVVEPRRIAARSLARHVAGLAGTEPGHGIGWAVRFDSRYRDDSAAIFTTPGVALRWLAADGLAGFATVILDEFHERRWDTDLLLALLRHHGRHRLVVTSATLAGAALADYLDAARLRAEGRQHPVETTYSGEPELPTTRGLADRVAAAVRRDLERTDDRGDRLVFLPGRGEIRAAAEALGDLAAEVIELHAGIDNATQDRALTAADRPRVILATNVAETSLTLPGVTSVIDAGLERRTHHRGGRSVLGLHAISQAAADQRAGRAGRLRPGRCLRLWSRSARLEAHTPPEVAREELDDLLLAAAAAGVPARDLAFPDPLPTHAVERAETRLTAMAALDEAGHLTDHGRRLFPLPLDPLFAHLITAMPDPATTAAMADLAAALTAGPNLLGPLKGEEQRQTLLDWAPEPDDAATLIRLVRADPPRPVPLRKSTVNEARRLADDIRAALDLPRRTEDPPPLAALLQAAVSAVPELGFVRRLKRRQALGNGTEEVVVAEESRLPDEAEAAVVFDQHAVPGKGTNETVNRATCASPVEPATLAAAGVGGTEVADPDWDGERITVTERRTLAGRTLASEAVEPTGPALREAAAKLVLAGRLFAGTGEAVSEAIEAWNLYLHLEWGEGEPAPEPAAWLANRLAELGVESGEDLALIEAGDLAFQGVPSWQRERFDEHYPRRLGLEGAEARVHYDLRRRRIRVEKTAGRRRTIPARGELPAWPGWRIEYQDGSRVVDIA, from the coding sequence ATGGATGAACAGCCCATCGACACCCTGCGCCCGGAGTTCGAGGCGGTTACCGGCCACGTGGGGGGGGAGGCGCCCACCGGCAGCGGCAAGTCCACCCGGCTGCCGCTGTGGTGCGCCGACGCCGGCCGCACTCTGGTAGTGGAACCGCGGCGGATCGCGGCCCGCTCCCTGGCCCGCCACGTCGCCGGCCTGGCCGGTACCGAGCCGGGCCACGGCATCGGCTGGGCGGTGCGCTTCGACAGCCGCTACCGCGATGACTCGGCGGCGATCTTCACCACGCCCGGCGTGGCCCTGCGCTGGCTCGCCGCCGACGGCCTGGCCGGCTTCGCCACCGTGATCCTCGACGAATTCCATGAGCGCCGCTGGGACACCGATCTCCTGCTGGCGCTACTACGCCACCACGGGCGACACCGGCTGGTGGTCACCTCCGCCACCCTGGCCGGGGCGGCCCTGGCCGACTACCTGGACGCCGCCCGCCTGCGGGCCGAGGGCCGCCAGCACCCGGTGGAGACGACCTACAGCGGGGAGCCGGAGCTGCCCACCACCCGCGGGCTGGCCGACCGGGTGGCCGCTGCGGTGCGCCGGGACCTGGAGCGGACCGACGACCGCGGCGACCGCCTGGTCTTCCTCCCCGGCCGGGGCGAGATCCGCGCCGCCGCCGAGGCCCTGGGCGACCTGGCGGCGGAGGTCATCGAACTCCACGCCGGGATCGACAACGCCACTCAGGATCGGGCGCTCACGGCAGCCGATCGGCCCCGGGTAATCCTCGCCACCAACGTCGCCGAGACCTCCCTGACCCTGCCCGGGGTGACGTCGGTCATCGACGCCGGGCTGGAGCGCCGGACCCACCACCGGGGCGGGCGCTCGGTCCTGGGGCTCCACGCCATCAGCCAGGCCGCCGCCGACCAGCGCGCCGGTCGCGCCGGCCGCCTGCGCCCGGGCCGCTGCCTGCGGTTGTGGTCGCGCAGCGCCCGGCTGGAGGCGCATACCCCGCCGGAGGTCGCCCGGGAGGAGCTGGACGATCTGTTGCTGGCGGCGGCCGCCGCCGGGGTCCCGGCCCGGGATCTCGCCTTCCCCGACCCCCTGCCGACCCACGCCGTGGAGCGGGCGGAGACCCGGCTCACCGCCATGGCGGCGCTGGATGAGGCCGGCCACCTCACCGATCACGGCCGCCGCCTCTTCCCGCTGCCCCTGGATCCGCTCTTCGCCCACCTCATCACCGCCATGCCGGATCCGGCGACCACGGCGGCCATGGCCGATCTGGCGGCGGCGCTGACGGCCGGGCCCAACCTGCTGGGCCCTCTCAAGGGCGAGGAACAGCGCCAGACCCTGCTGGACTGGGCGCCGGAGCCCGACGACGCCGCCACCCTCATCCGCCTGGTGCGCGCCGACCCGCCCCGGCCGGTACCGCTGCGCAAGTCGACGGTAAACGAGGCGCGCCGGCTGGCCGACGACATCCGCGCCGCCCTGGACCTGCCACGGCGAACCGAGGACCCGCCGCCGCTGGCCGCCCTGCTCCAGGCGGCGGTGTCGGCGGTCCCGGAGCTCGGCTTCGTCCGCCGTCTCAAGCGCCGCCAGGCCCTGGGCAACGGCACCGAGGAGGTGGTGGTCGCCGAGGAGTCGCGCCTGCCCGACGAGGCCGAGGCGGCGGTGGTCTTCGACCAGCACGCCGTCCCCGGCAAGGGGACCAACGAGACGGTCAACCGCGCCACCTGCGCCAGTCCCGTGGAGCCGGCCACCCTGGCCGCCGCCGGGGTCGGGGGCACCGAGGTCGCCGACCCCGACTGGGACGGCGAACGGATCACCGTCACCGAGAGGCGGACCCTCGCCGGCCGGACCCTCGCTAGCGAGGCGGTGGAGCCCACGGGGCCCGCCCTGCGTGAGGCCGCCGCCAAACTCGTCCTGGCCGGCCGGCTCTTCGCCGGCACGGGGGAGGCGGTGAGCGAGGCCATCGAGGCCTGGAACCTCTACCTCCACCTGGAGTGGGGCGAGGGCGAGCCGGCCCCGGAGCCGGCGGCCTGGCTGGCCAACCGGCTGGCGGAGCTGGGGGTGGAGAGCGGCGAGGACCTGGCCCTCATCGAGGCCGGGGACCTCGCCTTCCAGGGCGTTCCGAGCTGGCAGCGGGAGCGCTTCGACGAGCACTATCCCCGCCGCCTGGGGCTGGAGGGCGCCGAGGCGCGGGTCCACTACGACCTCCGCCGCCGCCGGATCCGGGTGGAGAAGACCGCCGGCCGCCGGCGCACCATCCCGGCCCGGGGCGAGCTACCGGCGTGGCCCGGCTGGCGCATCGAGTACCAGGATGGCTCCCGCGTGGTGGACATCGCTTGA
- a CDS encoding FKBP-type peptidyl-prolyl cis-trans isomerase, producing the protein MSNIQSQKVVTIDYTLTDDNSEVIDESTGGQFAYLHGSSNIIPGLEDALVGKEPGEQVQVTLAPDDAYGARDDQLLQTVPRDMFPEGAEVAVGNRFQAQGPDGDTIVLTVTNVGDEEVEVDANHPLAGETLHFDVKVVDIRDASSEELEHGHVHGPEGHEH; encoded by the coding sequence ATGAGCAACATCCAGAGCCAGAAGGTAGTCACCATTGACTACACCCTCACCGATGACAACAGCGAGGTCATCGACGAGTCCACCGGGGGGCAGTTCGCCTACCTCCACGGCAGCAGCAACATCATCCCCGGCCTCGAGGATGCCCTGGTGGGCAAGGAGCCCGGTGAGCAGGTGCAGGTGACCCTGGCCCCCGACGACGCCTACGGCGCGCGCGACGACCAGCTGCTGCAGACGGTGCCGCGGGACATGTTCCCCGAGGGCGCCGAGGTGGCGGTGGGCAATCGCTTCCAGGCCCAGGGCCCGGACGGCGACACCATCGTCCTGACCGTCACCAACGTCGGTGACGAAGAGGTGGAGGTCGACGCCAACCACCCGCTGGCCGGCGAGACCCTCCACTTCGACGTGAAGGTGGTCGACATCCGCGACGCCTCCTCCGAAGAGCTGGAGCACGGCCACGTGCACGGCCCCGAGGGCCACGAGCACTAA
- a CDS encoding metal ABC transporter permease: MELFTYGFMQRALAAGILAGLLGGLVGVFLVQRRLAFLAAGVSHGAFAAIGLGLVLGVAPFQVALPAAVGLGLAIAWLRRRGLAEDTLVGVLFAVGMALGVILLEISGANASLSAFLFGSILAIGPSDLALLAVVTAVVGGFLLLAWGRLTLVTFDRELAQASGLPVAALDYAFFAAASLAIIAAVKLVGIVLVSSFFVVPAATARLVGGSFALVTGLAALIGAATAVAGLALSWYLEVPVGALIVVVQAAVFGGVVAIRRVAA; encoded by the coding sequence ATGGAGCTCTTCACCTACGGTTTCATGCAGCGCGCCCTGGCGGCCGGGATCCTGGCCGGCCTGCTGGGCGGACTGGTGGGGGTCTTCCTGGTCCAGCGGCGGCTCGCCTTCCTCGCTGCCGGCGTGAGCCACGGCGCCTTTGCCGCCATCGGCCTGGGGCTGGTGCTGGGGGTGGCGCCCTTCCAGGTCGCCCTCCCGGCGGCGGTGGGGCTGGGGCTGGCCATCGCCTGGCTGCGCCGCCGGGGGCTGGCGGAGGATACCCTGGTGGGGGTGCTCTTCGCCGTGGGCATGGCCCTGGGGGTCATCCTGCTGGAGATCTCCGGTGCCAATGCCAGCCTCTCCGCCTTCCTGTTCGGCTCCATCCTGGCCATCGGCCCCTCGGATCTGGCTCTGCTGGCGGTGGTGACCGCGGTCGTCGGCGGTTTCCTGCTCCTGGCCTGGGGTCGGCTGACCCTGGTGACCTTCGACCGCGAGCTGGCCCAGGCCTCCGGGCTGCCGGTGGCCGCGCTGGACTACGCCTTCTTCGCCGCCGCCAGCCTCGCCATCATCGCCGCCGTGAAGCTGGTGGGGATCGTCCTGGTGAGCAGCTTCTTTGTTGTGCCCGCGGCCACCGCCCGGCTGGTCGGCGGCAGCTTCGCGCTGGTAACGGGCCTGGCAGCCCTCATCGGAGCGGCCACGGCGGTCGCCGGGCTGGCCCTCTCCTGGTACCTGGAGGTGCCGGTGGGGGCGCTCATCGTGGTGGTCCAGGCGGCGGTCTTCGGCGGGGTGGTGGCGATCCGGCGGGTCGCGGCCTGA
- a CDS encoding metal ABC transporter ATP-binding protein has product MPAGSRRPTVAEAAGSPLIRVSGLTVRYGAVTALDHVDLAITPGMFLAVLGPNGSGKTTLFRCLLGLAEYEGRVESRARRIGYVPQIKNFDRSFPGRSVEVVISGIVGAWPGPLALRRHRERACAALAEVGADAFADRPLHALSGGQLQRVYLARALVHGPDLLMLDEPAAGVDRAGEADLYECLEGYQARNPELAVAMITHDWEVARHHADTSLLLDHSVLAFGPSAEVLTEDTLRRAFGHVGHHHDLGVTS; this is encoded by the coding sequence ATGCCCGCCGGATCGCGGAGGCCTACGGTGGCTGAGGCGGCCGGCTCGCCGCTGATCCGCGTCTCGGGCCTGACGGTGCGCTACGGCGCCGTCACCGCCCTGGACCACGTGGATCTGGCCATCACCCCGGGGATGTTCCTGGCGGTGCTGGGCCCTAACGGCTCCGGCAAGACGACCCTCTTTCGCTGCCTGCTGGGGCTGGCCGAGTACGAGGGGCGGGTGGAGAGCCGCGCCCGGCGCATCGGGTACGTACCCCAGATCAAGAACTTCGACCGCTCCTTCCCGGGGCGCTCGGTGGAGGTGGTGATCTCCGGGATCGTCGGCGCCTGGCCCGGGCCGCTGGCCCTGCGCCGCCACCGGGAGCGGGCCTGTGCCGCGCTGGCGGAGGTGGGCGCCGATGCCTTCGCCGACCGGCCGCTGCACGCCCTCTCCGGGGGGCAGCTCCAGCGGGTCTATCTCGCCCGGGCGCTGGTCCACGGCCCCGACCTGCTCATGCTCGACGAGCCGGCTGCCGGCGTGGACCGCGCCGGCGAGGCGGATCTCTACGAGTGCCTGGAGGGTTACCAGGCGCGCAATCCCGAACTGGCGGTGGCCATGATCACCCACGACTGGGAGGTGGCCCGCCACCACGCCGATACCTCGTTGCTGCTGGACCACTCGGTCCTCGCCTTCGGCCCCTCGGCGGAGGTCCTCACGGAGGATACCCTGCGCCGCGCCTTCGGCCACGTGGGCCACCACCACGACCTGGGGGTGACCTCGTGA
- a CDS encoding metal ABC transporter substrate-binding protein: protein MAGWMRTGLVLAAIFFAGAAGARPLSLVATIPPYAMLAEAVAGEGAEVHLLVRRGHDPHHYEPGSRDRARLESADLVVHNGIGAQHVEQVVRRAGAPRFAVADAVEFEPVRDESGAINGHIWLDPGIMSAAAGALAERLAELRPEEAEAFHQRAAAFRAAVAEADEAATGRLAELPIRQVVTYHPGFDYFFRHYDLGVAGTYLDLRGNEPGPRQVAGLIRTLRESSIPVLFGEPQLPPDPIRALADEAGVGVAELDPLGFAEAVATYPDLLRLNARRIAEAYGG, encoded by the coding sequence ATGGCGGGCTGGATGCGGACAGGGCTGGTACTGGCGGCGATATTCTTTGCCGGGGCGGCCGGGGCGCGGCCATTGAGTCTGGTCGCGACCATCCCCCCCTACGCCATGCTCGCCGAGGCGGTCGCCGGTGAGGGGGCCGAGGTCCATCTCCTGGTCCGCCGTGGCCACGATCCCCACCACTACGAGCCGGGCAGTCGCGACCGCGCCCGCCTGGAGTCCGCCGACCTGGTGGTCCACAACGGGATCGGTGCCCAGCACGTGGAGCAGGTGGTACGGCGGGCTGGCGCACCGCGTTTTGCCGTGGCGGATGCGGTGGAATTCGAGCCCGTTCGCGACGAATCCGGCGCCATCAATGGCCATATCTGGCTGGATCCCGGGATCATGTCGGCCGCCGCCGGGGCCCTGGCCGAGCGGCTGGCGGAGCTGCGCCCGGAGGAGGCCGAGGCCTTCCACCAGCGCGCCGCGGCCTTCCGCGCGGCGGTGGCCGAGGCCGACGAGGCCGCGACGGGTCGGCTCGCCGAACTCCCCATCCGGCAGGTGGTCACCTACCACCCCGGCTTCGACTACTTCTTCCGCCACTACGACCTGGGGGTGGCCGGAACCTATCTCGACCTGCGCGGCAACGAACCCGGTCCGCGTCAGGTGGCGGGACTCATCCGGACCCTGCGCGAGTCGTCCATCCCGGTCCTCTTCGGCGAGCCGCAGTTGCCGCCGGACCCCATCCGCGCCCTGGCCGACGAGGCCGGGGTCGGGGTGGCGGAGCTGGACCCCCTGGGCTTCGCCGAGGCGGTGGCAACCTATCCCGATCTCCTGCGGCTCAATGCCCGCCGGATCGCGGAGGCCTACGGTGGCTGA
- the mltF gene encoding membrane-bound lytic murein transglycosylase MltF, with protein MGNRILKGLVPTALLLLVGCGDDGASEARTAELAEIREAGELVVLTRNAPTTYYIDRDGRPAGPEYDLVAAFAEHLGVELRLEVRHEIGTILEDLSAGRADLAAAGLTATEGRQARFRTGPSYQQVQQQVICRRGGDIPSDIAELPDVALKVIGDSSYVERLQELKADRVPGLDWEVGRDLSTELVLEQVWERRVDCTVADSNIFAINRRYYPELLRAFPITEQEPLAWLMPSDAAGLESAVDEWMAQYEAAGGLARMQSRYYGHVEIFDYVDTARYVRRIDRRLPRFRRFFHQAAEAEGLDWHLLAAQSYQESHWDPAARSPTGVRGLMMLTQPTAREVGVENRLDPRQSIRGGARYLADLRQRLPDSVTGRDRTWLALAAYNVGMGHLYDARRLAERLDRDPDRWTSMREVLPLLTQPRYYRDLRYGYARGNEPVHYVRRIRNYVDILERQLEG; from the coding sequence ATGGGCAACCGGATACTGAAGGGGCTGGTGCCGACCGCCCTGCTTCTCTTGGTCGGCTGTGGTGATGACGGCGCCTCCGAGGCCCGAACCGCGGAACTGGCGGAGATCCGCGAGGCCGGCGAGCTGGTGGTCCTCACCCGCAATGCGCCGACGACCTACTACATCGACCGCGACGGGCGACCCGCCGGTCCCGAGTACGACCTGGTCGCCGCCTTCGCCGAGCACCTGGGCGTGGAGCTGCGCCTGGAGGTCCGCCACGAGATCGGGACGATCCTGGAGGACCTGTCGGCTGGCCGGGCCGATCTCGCCGCCGCCGGCCTTACCGCCACCGAGGGGCGTCAGGCGCGCTTTCGCACCGGGCCCTCCTACCAGCAGGTCCAGCAGCAGGTGATCTGTCGGCGGGGCGGGGATATTCCCTCGGATATCGCCGAGCTGCCGGACGTGGCCCTCAAGGTCATCGGCGACAGCAGCTACGTGGAGCGCCTGCAAGAACTGAAGGCCGACCGTGTGCCCGGGCTCGACTGGGAGGTGGGCCGGGATCTCAGCACCGAACTGGTCCTGGAGCAGGTCTGGGAGCGCCGGGTCGACTGCACGGTGGCCGACTCCAACATCTTCGCCATCAACCGCCGCTACTACCCGGAGCTGCTGCGCGCCTTCCCCATCACCGAGCAGGAGCCGCTGGCCTGGCTGATGCCGTCGGACGCCGCCGGGCTGGAGTCGGCCGTGGATGAGTGGATGGCGCAGTACGAGGCCGCCGGCGGCCTGGCGCGGATGCAGTCGCGGTACTACGGCCACGTGGAGATCTTCGACTACGTGGATACCGCCCGCTACGTCCGCCGTATCGACCGCCGGCTGCCGCGGTTCCGCCGCTTCTTCCACCAGGCCGCCGAGGCCGAGGGGCTGGACTGGCACCTGCTGGCCGCGCAGTCCTACCAGGAATCCCACTGGGATCCCGCCGCCCGCAGCCCCACCGGGGTCCGGGGTCTGATGATGCTCACCCAGCCCACGGCGCGGGAGGTGGGGGTCGAGAACCGGCTGGATCCCCGGCAGAGCATCCGGGGCGGGGCGCGCTATCTCGCCGATCTGCGCCAACGCCTCCCGGACTCGGTAACCGGTCGGGACCGGACCTGGCTGGCGCTGGCCGCCTACAACGTCGGGATGGGTCACCTCTACGATGCCCGCCGGCTGGCCGAGCGCCTGGATCGGGACCCGGACCGCTGGACGTCCATGCGGGAGGTCCTGCCGCTGCTCACCCAGCCGCGCTACTACCGCGACCTGCGCTACGGCTACGCCCGGGGTAACGAGCCGGTCCACTACGTCCGCCGGATCCGGAACTACGTCGATATCCTGGAAAGGCAGCTCGAGGGGTAG
- a CDS encoding 4a-hydroxytetrahydrobiopterin dehydratase, whose amino-acid sequence MTLTEQHCTPCEGGQEPLDEAAMAPLLEELNAGEAAATNPWAVVSGNRALKKGYKLKDFVQAVDFVNRIKDLAEAENHHPDLEVGYGKVVVRLTTHAIGGLSENDFILAARIDALAG is encoded by the coding sequence ATGACACTCACCGAACAGCACTGCACACCCTGCGAGGGCGGCCAGGAGCCGCTGGACGAGGCGGCCATGGCGCCGCTGCTGGAGGAGCTGAACGCCGGCGAGGCCGCGGCCACCAACCCCTGGGCCGTGGTCTCCGGCAACCGGGCCCTCAAGAAGGGGTACAAGCTCAAGGACTTCGTCCAGGCGGTGGACTTCGTCAACCGTATCAAGGACCTGGCGGAGGCCGAGAACCACCATCCCGATCTGGAGGTGGGCTACGGCAAGGTGGTGGTCCGGCTGACCACCCACGCCATCGGGGGCCTCTCCGAGAACGACTTCATCCTCGCGGCCCGCATCGACGCGCTTGCCGGCTAG
- a CDS encoding rhodanese-like domain-containing protein — protein MADSEADVSLEVTAATARELINLDLATLLDVRQPFEREVEGAPEEGIAVPLFQFKHLLGHRLDPEEQEILDADVPDDREMRHFMQTINGQHFGADRILLCLCNSGRRSLHAAALLRELGFGRSLSVAGGWRAWSVAEDGE, from the coding sequence ATGGCCGATAGCGAAGCCGACGTCTCACTGGAGGTGACCGCGGCCACCGCCCGGGAGCTCATCAATCTCGACCTTGCCACCCTGCTGGATGTGCGCCAGCCCTTCGAGCGGGAGGTGGAGGGCGCCCCCGAGGAGGGCATTGCGGTGCCGCTGTTCCAGTTCAAGCACCTCCTGGGCCACCGGCTGGATCCGGAGGAGCAGGAGATCCTCGACGCCGACGTCCCCGACGACCGGGAGATGCGCCACTTCATGCAGACCATCAACGGGCAGCACTTCGGCGCCGACCGGATCCTGCTCTGTCTCTGTAACAGCGGCCGGCGCAGCCTCCACGCCGCCGCCCTCCTGCGGGAGCTCGGCTTCGGTCGAAGCCTCTCCGTGGCCGGCGGCTGGCGGGCCTGGTCGGTGGCCGAAGACGGCGAGTAG